A single genomic interval of Sphingobium sp. WTD-1 harbors:
- a CDS encoding TolC family protein produces the protein MNRILAAMLAAASCATMAQAQVGPSAPVAQDAPVYTLDQAVSAAGGSAPAAEAATAGIDAARAGRTVAGLRPNPVVQGQVENVIGSGPYRGVRSAETTVGFAIPIELGGKRGARVAVANAQLSRAEIQAAIIAADVRLQVTQLYVEAVAADRRVMTARDQARIASDALRAASVRVQAGRASPLEQQRADVARINADANVERQLRLAEAARANLARRIGRPIDGLLDDTLLDRLPGVNVYGPLAPVNTTGTLALAAANADFSIAEAGVRLARANRVPDLNVGPSIRRLEATNDMAAVFSVSIPIPVFNNGRAAIAQATAQRTQADAQRRVTALDIEQAITDAQAQAANAATTARAASGPALAAAQEAARIARIGYREGKFGQLELLDAERTLAETRVAAIDALANYQNARAQVERLTARAPNGGNQ, from the coding sequence ATGAATCGTATCCTCGCGGCCATGCTGGCCGCAGCGTCTTGCGCCACGATGGCGCAGGCGCAGGTCGGACCGTCCGCGCCTGTTGCGCAGGATGCGCCGGTCTACACGCTTGACCAAGCGGTCAGTGCAGCGGGCGGTTCGGCCCCTGCTGCGGAAGCGGCGACAGCTGGAATCGACGCGGCCCGTGCAGGTCGCACAGTCGCCGGCTTGCGGCCCAATCCGGTGGTTCAAGGCCAAGTCGAGAATGTCATCGGCTCCGGGCCGTATCGGGGGGTCCGCAGCGCGGAAACCACGGTCGGCTTTGCGATCCCGATCGAGCTAGGCGGCAAGCGCGGCGCCCGCGTCGCGGTCGCCAATGCGCAATTGTCCCGGGCCGAGATCCAGGCCGCGATCATCGCGGCGGATGTCCGGCTTCAGGTAACGCAGCTCTATGTCGAAGCGGTCGCGGCCGATCGCCGGGTAATGACAGCCCGCGATCAGGCCCGGATCGCCAGCGATGCGCTGCGGGCCGCGAGCGTTCGCGTGCAGGCAGGGCGGGCATCGCCACTCGAGCAACAGCGCGCGGATGTCGCGCGTATCAATGCCGACGCCAATGTGGAGCGGCAGCTTCGCTTGGCCGAGGCGGCCCGCGCCAATCTGGCGCGTCGGATCGGACGGCCGATCGACGGCCTGCTCGATGACACGCTGCTCGATCGCCTTCCCGGTGTGAACGTCTATGGGCCGTTGGCACCGGTCAACACGACCGGCACACTCGCGCTGGCGGCAGCCAACGCGGATTTCTCCATTGCCGAAGCCGGCGTGCGGCTCGCGCGCGCCAATCGCGTGCCTGACCTGAACGTCGGGCCGTCGATCCGCCGCCTGGAAGCGACCAACGACATGGCGGCGGTGTTCAGCGTGTCGATCCCGATCCCGGTGTTCAACAATGGTCGCGCCGCGATTGCGCAGGCGACCGCGCAGCGGACCCAGGCGGATGCGCAGCGCCGCGTGACCGCGCTCGACATCGAACAGGCGATCACGGACGCGCAGGCGCAGGCGGCCAATGCCGCAACGACGGCTCGTGCGGCGTCGGGGCCGGCGCTGGCGGCTGCACAGGAGGCCGCCCGCATCGCGCGGATCGGCTATCGCGAGGGCAAGTTCGGCCAGCTCGAATTGCTCGATGCTGAACGCACGCTCGCCGAAACGCGGGTCGCCGCGATCGACGCGCTTGCCAATTACCAGAATGCCCGCGCGCAAGTGGAGCGACTGACCGCTCGTGCGCCCAATGGGGGGAATCAGTGA
- a CDS encoding cytochrome c/FTR1 family iron permease → MRLLALIRAMLSLRLLSALAALLIPAAAIAEPGDVQTAWRLLDYMAVDYGGAVANGRIKSTSEYAEMTEFAASVSTRLQGLPAKPERQALIQRAANLQAVIAEKGPTEQVATLAHGLAADLLRAYPVPLAPDKAPNLVSSDALFRQSCASCHGMTGNGRGPDAAKLATPPIAFTDAERARQRSVFALYQVVTQGIDGTAMQSFADLPNDQRWALAFRAGSFAFTDAQAREGERLWKSDPTLRRRIPDLKTLVALTPAALGAAIGDAKADPVLAFLRRHPEQVIQQAPGSLAVARAKLAESVAAARRGDARMAKELALSAYLDGFEPIEPTLTARDATLMGRIEGAMGEFRASIDRGASPDDLAEKVAVLGGLFDDAEAALAPDAATEASTFLGAFTILLREGLEALLIVVAMIAFLRKAERGEALRYVHGGWVSAIIAGGITWAVATYAIGISGASRELTEGFGSLFAAVVLLSVGIWMHGKAQADQWQRYIREKMSRALSGGSGWFLFGLAFVVVYREVFETILFYAALSAQGDNGMLLAGAGSAIGLLSLIAWAMLRYSRKLPIAQFFRYSSWLMAVLTVVLAGKGVAALQEAGLINIAPLADVPRLSMLGVFPTWQSVLAQLLMAVAIAVGFAWNGRDRSRSGSGSVTLGSN, encoded by the coding sequence GTGCGTCTGCTCGCGTTGATCCGGGCAATGCTCTCGTTGCGGCTGCTCTCCGCGCTCGCGGCGCTGCTGATCCCTGCTGCGGCAATCGCCGAACCCGGCGACGTGCAAACCGCATGGCGGCTGCTCGACTATATGGCCGTCGATTATGGCGGCGCGGTCGCCAACGGTCGGATCAAGAGCACGTCGGAATATGCCGAGATGACGGAGTTCGCCGCGTCGGTCTCGACACGGCTTCAGGGCCTGCCGGCGAAGCCGGAGCGTCAAGCCCTCATCCAGCGGGCTGCCAACCTCCAGGCGGTGATCGCGGAAAAGGGACCGACTGAACAGGTGGCAACATTGGCGCACGGGCTCGCGGCCGATCTGTTGCGCGCCTACCCGGTGCCGCTCGCGCCCGATAAGGCTCCGAACCTCGTCTCCAGCGATGCCCTGTTCCGACAATCCTGCGCGTCCTGCCACGGGATGACGGGCAACGGCCGTGGCCCTGACGCCGCCAAGCTCGCTACGCCCCCGATTGCTTTCACCGATGCCGAGCGCGCGCGCCAGCGCAGCGTGTTCGCGCTCTATCAGGTGGTGACGCAAGGCATCGACGGGACCGCGATGCAGAGCTTCGCCGATCTGCCCAACGATCAGCGCTGGGCGTTAGCATTCCGAGCCGGGAGCTTCGCCTTCACGGATGCGCAGGCGCGCGAAGGCGAGCGGCTTTGGAAATCCGACCCGACCCTTCGCCGGCGCATTCCGGACCTGAAAACCCTGGTCGCGCTCACCCCGGCCGCGCTCGGCGCGGCGATCGGCGACGCCAAGGCTGACCCAGTGCTCGCGTTCCTGCGTCGTCATCCCGAACAGGTGATACAACAGGCTCCCGGCTCGCTCGCGGTCGCCCGCGCCAAACTCGCCGAAAGCGTGGCGGCTGCGCGGCGCGGCGATGCGCGCATGGCGAAAGAGCTGGCGCTGTCGGCCTATCTCGATGGGTTCGAGCCGATCGAGCCAACACTCACCGCGCGCGACGCGACGCTGATGGGTCGAATCGAGGGCGCGATGGGGGAGTTCCGCGCCTCGATCGACCGGGGCGCGTCGCCCGATGATCTCGCGGAGAAGGTCGCAGTACTGGGCGGCCTTTTCGACGATGCGGAAGCGGCGCTCGCGCCTGATGCCGCCACCGAAGCGTCCACGTTCCTGGGCGCGTTCACGATCCTGCTGCGTGAAGGGCTCGAAGCCCTGCTCATCGTTGTCGCCATGATCGCGTTCCTGCGTAAAGCCGAGCGCGGCGAGGCGCTGCGGTACGTGCATGGCGGCTGGGTCAGCGCGATCATCGCGGGCGGGATCACCTGGGCGGTCGCCACCTATGCGATCGGGATCAGCGGTGCGAGCCGGGAGCTGACGGAAGGGTTTGGCTCGCTGTTCGCCGCGGTCGTGCTGCTCTCGGTCGGGATTTGGATGCACGGCAAGGCGCAGGCCGATCAGTGGCAGCGCTATATTCGCGAGAAGATGTCGCGGGCGCTCTCGGGCGGGTCGGGCTGGTTCCTGTTCGGGCTGGCGTTCGTCGTAGTTTATCGCGAGGTCTTCGAGACGATCCTGTTCTATGCCGCGCTTTCGGCGCAAGGTGACAACGGGATGCTTCTCGCGGGGGCCGGGTCGGCGATTGGACTGCTCAGCCTGATCGCTTGGGCCATGCTTCGCTACAGTCGCAAGCTGCCGATCGCGCAGTTCTTCCGCTATAGCTCCTGGCTCATGGCGGTCCTGACCGTCGTGCTGGCGGGTAAAGGCGTCGCCGCGCTCCAGGAAGCCGGCCTTATCAACATCGCACCGCTCGCGGACGTGCCACGGCTGTCGATGCTCGGCGTGTTTCCCACTTGGCAATCGGTGCTGGCGCAACTCCTGATGGCGGTCGCCATTGCGGTCGGGTTCGCCTGGAACGGGCGCGACCGATCCCGCTCGGGTTCCGGCTCAGTGACCCTTGGTTCGAATTAG
- a CDS encoding cation transporter, translating to MNASTESCGCHGEPARAQTDPAYRRALLTVVVLNLGFGVAELFGGFIADSQALKADSLDFLGDGSISLIGLLALAWSARARAKVALTQGLFLGALGVGVIGFAIWRALNATAPDAELMGTIGVVALAINVVSALVLARFREGDANVRAIWLFSRNDALANVAVIAAAGLVAWTGSAWPDLAVAGLIALLFLHSAYEIVTGARRELGER from the coding sequence ATGAATGCTTCTACCGAAAGCTGCGGGTGCCACGGGGAGCCCGCGCGCGCGCAAACCGATCCGGCCTATCGCCGTGCGCTGCTGACCGTCGTGGTGCTCAACCTCGGCTTCGGAGTCGCCGAGCTGTTCGGCGGGTTCATCGCCGATAGCCAAGCGCTGAAAGCGGATTCCCTCGATTTTCTCGGGGACGGGTCGATCAGCCTTATCGGTCTTCTCGCGCTTGCCTGGTCCGCACGGGCGAGGGCAAAGGTCGCGCTGACGCAGGGGTTGTTTCTCGGTGCGCTTGGCGTGGGCGTAATCGGTTTCGCGATTTGGCGCGCCCTGAACGCAACCGCGCCCGATGCCGAACTGATGGGCACAATCGGCGTTGTCGCGCTCGCGATCAATGTCGTGTCCGCCTTGGTGCTTGCGCGTTTCCGGGAAGGGGACGCCAATGTTCGCGCGATCTGGCTGTTCAGCCGCAACGACGCGCTCGCCAACGTGGCGGTGATCGCCGCGGCCGGTCTGGTGGCGTGGACAGGAAGCGCCTGGCCGGACCTCGCCGTCGCCGGCCTCATCGCCCTCCTGTTCCTCCACTCCGCTTATGAAATCGTCACTGGCGCTCGGCGCGAATTGGGAGAGCGGTAG
- a CDS encoding helix-turn-helix domain-containing protein, whose amino-acid sequence MMKPVMIGQLASETSTKVTTIRFYESIGLLRSAPRTASGRRTYDASDIERLHFIRNGRRLGFSVDEIRSLMGLAQNPDQDCGAASAIAAQHLKDVEERLAQLAVLRDELAMLSQSCTKARMADCRIMKAIGKGHPQADQ is encoded by the coding sequence ATGATGAAGCCGGTGATGATTGGGCAGCTCGCCAGCGAGACCTCGACGAAGGTGACGACGATCCGCTTTTATGAGTCGATCGGGTTGCTCCGATCCGCCCCTCGCACGGCGTCGGGTCGCAGAACCTACGATGCCAGTGACATTGAGCGTTTGCACTTCATCCGCAACGGTCGCCGGCTTGGCTTCTCCGTCGACGAGATCCGTTCGTTGATGGGGCTGGCGCAGAACCCGGACCAGGATTGTGGTGCCGCCTCAGCTATCGCTGCTCAGCACCTCAAGGATGTGGAGGAGAGACTGGCGCAACTCGCGGTGTTGCGGGATGAGTTGGCAATGCTCAGCCAGAGCTGCACCAAGGCGCGCATGGCCGATTGTCGGATCATGAAGGCGATCGGCAAAGGCCACCCTCAAGCCGATCAATAA
- a CDS encoding aspartyl protease family protein, whose protein sequence is MSRRSLVARLVACGTGLVLGSPTLARQTSRSAGSWNFGAAHLEWEPLEVGTGDTLLVSAQVRGVPVRAVLDSGSGASIMSTALAAKLGLNDGERRMISGLSAKAPVLLVRDIDVQLARETRRLPFAVVGDLSSVSAAFGRPIDILLGADMFTGSCIALDFAKRRMAVVKSGTFLAGPDWRAVALGRGAKQELFIRASVSGLPPVPLMIDLGSSAALMLSSAYARDQGLLNGKLVSTAAIGGVDGVRINDAFTIQNINIEGLGVSNVPTLGMRAWLSTSTVGNVGLPLIAQFDVVFDVTAGFVWLRPLGPRRRLPMLKDRSGLGLAASPTALTVVHVAANSPAEKAGWAVGDRIVAVNGHSIDANYTRGELWQVRSRPAGTLVKLTMASGDVRELRLADYY, encoded by the coding sequence ATGTCTCGACGCTCATTAGTGGCGCGGCTGGTGGCCTGTGGAACCGGCTTGGTGCTCGGTTCTCCAACGCTCGCGCGACAGACTTCCCGGTCTGCGGGCTCGTGGAACTTCGGTGCGGCTCACCTCGAATGGGAGCCGCTGGAAGTCGGCACGGGTGATACCCTCCTTGTTTCGGCACAAGTGCGCGGAGTGCCGGTGCGGGCGGTGCTCGACAGTGGCAGCGGCGCGTCGATCATGAGCACGGCGCTCGCGGCGAAGCTCGGCTTGAACGATGGTGAGCGGCGCATGATTAGCGGGCTGAGCGCCAAGGCCCCGGTGCTGCTGGTCCGCGACATCGACGTACAGCTCGCCCGCGAAACCCGTCGCTTACCCTTTGCCGTCGTTGGTGATCTGAGTTCAGTGTCGGCGGCCTTCGGACGACCGATCGATATCCTCCTCGGTGCCGATATGTTCACGGGTAGCTGCATCGCGCTCGATTTCGCGAAAAGGCGTATGGCGGTCGTCAAGTCAGGCACGTTTCTCGCCGGTCCCGACTGGCGCGCTGTCGCGCTCGGGCGCGGTGCCAAGCAGGAGCTGTTCATTCGAGCTTCCGTCTCGGGTTTGCCTCCCGTGCCCTTGATGATCGATCTTGGCAGCTCGGCCGCGCTGATGCTCTCGTCGGCCTATGCCCGCGATCAAGGGCTGTTGAACGGGAAGCTCGTCTCGACCGCGGCGATCGGCGGCGTCGATGGTGTGCGTATCAACGATGCTTTCACGATCCAGAACATCAACATCGAAGGGCTTGGCGTCTCGAACGTCCCCACACTCGGGATGAGAGCTTGGCTCTCCACCAGCACGGTTGGCAATGTCGGCCTACCGCTGATCGCTCAATTCGACGTGGTGTTCGACGTGACCGCCGGATTCGTGTGGCTCCGGCCACTCGGTCCTCGTCGTCGCCTGCCGATGCTGAAGGACCGTAGCGGCCTTGGCCTCGCAGCCTCACCAACGGCGCTCACCGTTGTTCATGTGGCGGCGAACAGTCCCGCGGAAAAGGCTGGCTGGGCGGTCGGCGACCGGATCGTGGCGGTGAACGGCCATTCGATCGATGCGAACTATACGCGTGGGGAGCTCTGGCAAGTGCGCTCCCGGCCTGCTGGCACCCTCGTAAAGCTGACGATGGCCTCGGGTGATGTGCGCGAGCTCAGGCTGGCCGATTATTATTGA
- a CDS encoding recombinase family protein — protein MKIGYARVSTAEQNLDLQRDALKAAGCEKVITDKASGATAARPGLEKVKELLRAGDTLVVWRLDRLGRSLRDLIGWMTYLDEEKVGLLSLHEAIDTTTTSGKLTFHLFGALAEFERNLIRERTQAGLTAARARGKKGGRPAALGKEKRDLPVRLYHENTMPIAKICSMLGISKPKLYAYVRSAETKPVAA, from the coding sequence ATGAAAATCGGTTACGCCCGCGTATCGACCGCCGAGCAGAACCTGGACCTCCAGCGTGATGCGCTGAAGGCTGCCGGCTGCGAGAAGGTCATCACCGACAAGGCCTCCGGGGCGACTGCCGCTCGCCCTGGATTGGAAAAGGTGAAGGAGCTGCTTCGCGCCGGCGACACACTGGTGGTCTGGCGCCTCGACAGGCTCGGCCGCTCGCTCCGTGATCTGATCGGATGGATGACCTACCTCGACGAGGAAAAGGTCGGGCTGCTGAGCCTGCACGAGGCGATCGACACGACCACCACGTCGGGCAAGCTTACCTTCCACCTGTTCGGGGCATTGGCGGAGTTCGAGCGCAACCTGATCCGCGAGCGGACCCAGGCCGGTCTCACCGCAGCCCGCGCTCGCGGCAAGAAGGGTGGCCGGCCGGCCGCACTCGGCAAGGAAAAGCGCGACCTGCCCGTCAGGCTCTACCACGAGAACACGATGCCGATCGCCAAGATTTGCTCGATGCTCGGCATCTCCAAGCCAAAACTCTACGCCTATGTGCGATCGGCCGAGACCAAGCCGGTAGCCGCGTAG
- a CDS encoding helix-turn-helix domain-containing protein, which yields MTHPALVPPLAIERYRVLEPHLADGIPLADLARTGTLSERTLQRWLGRYRAEGLAGLARLPRNDRGRLHLPEHLVELTRTLATKRPRPPVAAIHRKVQELAIAHGHRTPSYAAVARVVRAIPASQIAAASDPAVYRDQHELVHRREAATSNEMWQADHTVLDILVLDDAGTRCVLG from the coding sequence GTGACGCATCCGGCGCTTGTCCCGCCGCTGGCGATCGAGCGCTACCGCGTCCTTGAACCGCACCTCGCCGATGGCATCCCGCTCGCGGACCTCGCCCGCACCGGCACGCTGAGCGAGCGGACGTTGCAGCGCTGGCTCGGGCGCTACCGTGCCGAAGGACTTGCCGGTCTCGCGCGTCTGCCGCGCAACGATCGGGGCAGGCTGCACCTGCCGGAACATCTGGTCGAACTGACCCGCACTCTCGCCACCAAGCGCCCGCGACCCCCGGTCGCCGCCATTCACCGAAAGGTGCAGGAACTCGCCATCGCGCATGGACACCGAACCCCCAGCTATGCGGCCGTCGCGCGTGTCGTCAGGGCGATACCGGCAAGCCAGATCGCCGCAGCCTCCGATCCGGCCGTCTACCGCGACCAGCACGAGCTAGTGCATCGGCGCGAAGCCGCGACCTCGAACGAGATGTGGCAGGCCGATCATACCGTTCTCGACATTCTCGTGCTCGATGATGCCGGAACCCGGTGCGTCCTTGGCTGA
- a CDS encoding Mu transposase C-terminal domain-containing protein, which translates to MRPWLTVIVDDHSRAIAGYFLSLDAPSALNTALALRQAIWRKPNPEWIVSGIPEQLYVDNGSDFISEHIEQACIALKIRLIHSLPGRPRGRGKIERLFRTINDMFLPDLPGHLIAGKPLSAPVLTLDELRARFEAFVCGVYHRRPHGSTGEPPITRWQKGGFLPAMPDSLEQLDMLLVHVPKPRKVLRDGIRLMGRRYVEPTLAAFVGEQVEAVYDPRDLTEIHVYHQGRFVCRALSSEHAGHPSLRAIQRARRGAKERDKQVPAPTETFDGDQEDTASRPTTYRGLRLYAADD; encoded by the coding sequence GTGCGTCCTTGGCTGACCGTCATCGTTGACGATCACAGCCGAGCCATCGCCGGTTACTTCCTCAGCCTCGATGCCCCCAGTGCCCTCAACACGGCGCTCGCCTTGCGGCAGGCGATCTGGCGCAAGCCCAATCCCGAATGGATCGTCAGCGGCATTCCCGAACAGCTTTACGTCGACAACGGCTCGGATTTCATCTCCGAGCATATCGAGCAGGCGTGCATCGCCCTCAAAATCCGCCTCATCCATTCGCTGCCGGGGCGTCCTCGCGGGCGCGGCAAGATCGAGCGGCTGTTCCGCACCATCAACGACATGTTCCTGCCCGACCTGCCCGGCCACCTGATCGCGGGCAAGCCGCTGTCGGCGCCAGTGCTCACGCTCGACGAGCTGCGCGCCCGCTTCGAGGCGTTCGTGTGCGGCGTCTATCATCGTCGCCCGCATGGCAGCACCGGCGAACCGCCGATCACGCGCTGGCAGAAGGGCGGGTTCCTGCCCGCAATGCCCGACAGCCTTGAACAGCTCGACATGCTGCTCGTGCACGTGCCCAAGCCCCGTAAAGTGCTGCGCGACGGCATCCGTCTGATGGGCAGGCGCTATGTCGAACCCACGCTCGCGGCCTTCGTCGGCGAGCAGGTCGAGGCGGTCTATGACCCCCGCGACCTGACCGAGATCCACGTCTACCACCAGGGCCGGTTCGTCTGCCGTGCGCTCAGCTCCGAGCACGCTGGGCACCCGTCGTTGCGCGCGATCCAGCGCGCCCGGCGCGGCGCGAAGGAGCGCGACAAGCAGGTGCCTGCCCCCACGGAGACCTTCGATGGCGACCAAGAGGATACGGCTTCCCGGCCCACCACCTACCGAGGGCTCCGGCTCTACGCCGCTGACGATTGA
- a CDS encoding AAA family ATPase, translating into MATKRIRLPGPPPTEGSGSTPLTIEFLVEQPFLATREHARFVEFAEACAHYRYIGVCHGRPGVGKTRSAREFSSFPDLGEYAALRPIAALLGEKVARCRAVFYTVSVSNTPKTIDAVLGLNLIKLGYARLTVAGGSQDEITHDAARIACPLVIVDEADRLTIKSLEHLRDMADRHGFGLILMGMPGLEKRLARYAQLYSRIGFVHEFKPLTETEMRLLLATHAGDFGISFDPAQLDAIEAQAAVIRITRGNFRLMERLFAQMRRIMTLNRVEEVTADIVQAARDCLVIGPGN; encoded by the coding sequence ATGGCGACCAAGAGGATACGGCTTCCCGGCCCACCACCTACCGAGGGCTCCGGCTCTACGCCGCTGACGATTGAGTTCCTGGTCGAGCAGCCGTTCCTGGCGACCCGCGAACATGCCCGGTTCGTCGAGTTTGCCGAAGCCTGCGCGCACTACCGCTATATCGGCGTGTGTCATGGCCGGCCGGGCGTCGGAAAGACGCGATCGGCGCGCGAGTTTTCCAGCTTCCCCGACCTGGGGGAATATGCCGCGCTCCGTCCCATTGCCGCGCTCCTTGGCGAAAAGGTCGCTCGCTGCCGCGCCGTCTTCTACACCGTGTCGGTCAGCAACACGCCCAAGACGATCGACGCGGTGTTGGGCCTCAACCTCATTAAGCTGGGCTATGCCCGGCTGACGGTCGCGGGCGGCTCGCAGGACGAAATCACCCATGACGCCGCCCGCATCGCCTGCCCCCTCGTCATCGTCGACGAGGCCGACCGCCTGACCATAAAGTCGCTCGAACATCTCCGCGACATGGCCGATCGCCACGGCTTCGGGCTGATCCTGATGGGTATGCCGGGCTTGGAGAAGCGCCTCGCCCGCTATGCCCAGCTCTACTCGCGGATCGGCTTCGTCCACGAGTTCAAACCGCTTACCGAGACCGAAATGCGGCTGCTGCTCGCGACCCACGCCGGCGATTTCGGGATCAGCTTCGACCCGGCCCAACTCGACGCGATCGAAGCGCAGGCAGCCGTGATCCGCATCACGCGCGGCAACTTCCGGCTCATGGAGCGCCTGTTCGCGCAGATGCGGCGGATCATGACCCTCAACCGCGTCGAGGAGGTCACCGCTGACATCGTTCAGGCCGCGCGCGATTGCCTCGTCATCGGACCCGGCAACTGA
- a CDS encoding tyrosine-type recombinase/integrase, producing the protein MSTETAREGPEIPVAPPEAVLPAVRAPADLAWTIVQMRAGERITVNEGLIAAYQAASSPHSIRALKSDVEAFDAWCRRNNRIALPATPEIVADYLDARAGQGAKPASLGRYKASIAKIHQLLDLKDPTQADLVKLRLRAIRREKGTAQAQARPLRFKGPVRDVERDSPRGLNVRALLEACAGDLPGLRDRALLSVAYDTGLRASELVAISINDILEALDPEARLLAIARSKGDQEGEGATAYLSPRSVRAVAAWREAAGIDAGPLFRRVQVRRYKARAAVKGRSIDSISGRETWDLRKTLSKPAVKARVEYDIGAVALHPGSIGPIFRSIIGRAFDRGALPDLTADDLARLLKGISAHSTRIGLNQDLFASGEDLAGIMDALRWKSPRMPLAYNRNLAAEQGAAGRLMAKIG; encoded by the coding sequence GTGAGCACCGAAACCGCCCGGGAAGGGCCAGAAATCCCCGTAGCGCCGCCTGAGGCTGTCCTGCCGGCCGTCAGGGCGCCGGCCGACCTTGCGTGGACGATCGTGCAGATGCGCGCCGGCGAGCGCATCACCGTCAACGAGGGCCTGATCGCCGCCTATCAGGCCGCTTCATCGCCCCATAGCATCCGTGCGCTCAAGTCCGACGTCGAGGCGTTCGATGCGTGGTGTAGGCGCAACAACCGGATTGCACTGCCGGCCACGCCCGAGATCGTCGCCGACTATCTCGACGCGCGGGCAGGGCAGGGGGCCAAGCCCGCCTCGCTTGGCCGCTACAAGGCGTCGATCGCCAAGATCCATCAGCTGCTTGATCTCAAGGATCCCACCCAGGCTGATCTCGTGAAGCTGCGGCTACGCGCGATCCGGCGCGAGAAGGGCACCGCGCAGGCTCAGGCGCGTCCCTTGCGCTTCAAGGGGCCAGTGCGAGACGTGGAGCGCGACAGTCCTCGCGGACTGAATGTGCGAGCTTTGCTGGAGGCGTGCGCGGGCGATCTGCCAGGCCTGCGGGACCGAGCCCTGTTGTCGGTGGCCTATGACACGGGGCTCCGTGCATCGGAGCTCGTCGCAATCAGCATCAATGACATTCTCGAGGCGCTTGATCCCGAAGCGCGCCTCCTCGCCATCGCGCGAAGCAAAGGCGATCAGGAGGGCGAGGGAGCCACAGCCTATTTGTCGCCCCGCTCTGTGCGGGCTGTCGCGGCGTGGAGAGAGGCCGCTGGGATCGACGCGGGGCCGTTGTTCCGGCGGGTGCAGGTACGGCGCTACAAAGCGCGGGCGGCTGTGAAGGGTCGTTCGATCGACAGCATCTCGGGCCGTGAGACTTGGGATCTGCGCAAGACGCTGTCCAAGCCCGCTGTGAAGGCGCGGGTCGAGTATGACATCGGCGCCGTGGCGCTGCACCCGGGCTCGATCGGACCAATCTTTCGGTCGATCATCGGCCGCGCGTTCGACCGTGGCGCGCTGCCCGATTTGACGGCGGACGATCTGGCGCGGTTGCTGAAGGGGATCAGTGCGCACTCGACGCGGATCGGGCTCAATCAGGACCTGTTCGCCAGCGGGGAGGATTTGGCCGGCATCATGGACGCGCTGCGGTGGAAGTCGCCGCGGATGCCGCTCGCTTATAATCGCAATCTCGCGGCAGAGCAGGGGGCGGCGGGGCGCCTTATGGCGAAGATTGGCTAG